One Aphidius gifuensis isolate YNYX2018 linkage group LG5, ASM1490517v1, whole genome shotgun sequence genomic region harbors:
- the LOC122857037 gene encoding adenylate cyclase type 2-like isoform X2, with product MDMELVTRTSLSSLHAVDDGRIVSPNSLDEWTWSSLRKQFEYKNLEKLYIIYQRRLQNGYLSLFVLVQLVLGIVHCTVLIMTIKINETLIDVVIWGIMGALLCPVIALSFRTKLVPRESCRPVILSCIIVVILVIGDLSVPFWYTFTCSEDAPAIRPAYATHVLLACYVFLPLTENLHAFILGVTATLCYLSSFVLITYRNLPDYTARIVADTIYFASVNCLGLYFRFMNEVVIRRSFLDRRKCVESTLRLNYEKDQEEQLTRSILPQHFAAKIKKDFRDIFKFIEEHKKPPPKGRRRNDLYVETHDNVSILYADIVNFSGLTVTLPVKKLVETLNDLFGSFDEASERHNVLRIKFLGDCYYCVSGVPTPNPQHAKSCVDLGKIISGILGANKWQYDVWSRDVVIANKMEQTGQPGKVHITQQTLDLLDATCYDCVPVDTLNDETLNKYSIKSYLITPCLPSSPILQNSESTMSVPASSSSSSTTPPPPPPPSSSSSSSTKHYVRWYSVRPSTSVGPTHRNTRRLTSTLTNHADVYAGTFRRRTHFMDSCLKDYHLMLKAADAEMEKAIKQMPLSKWEQWSKWETINPLLLTFTRQNWEIPFLREPDPLFKFFIGCAALVLLSMGLMFSVPMFILSDWHTSTTIGFLISMIFLICLLPLTWMHFVWNRCKDPHDEHEGHIPQPKNKLLQFMYQTSIKVVWSALLRTTLYLIITIMLAICAMFDMLFECENIDRLANNNATSSIAESRAGDVDCISSPWQMTETCSLAILTSFLFLRVHFILKLIIGIIIVSFYTWNITNYRSAIFDSGDTWHPQLEPKIAHILNVTFLTFSLHLIDRQAEYLSRLDYQWKRQLTQEQDEAFHTRNANKLLLRNILPEHVADFYLNMNRTEEHELYHEAHENVAVMFASLTDLSIDESNILIDLNEIICEFDKLLFDPSFAWRIEKIKIAGTTYMAACGLEARRRDSLESDDGSQEHVVKIMAEFAARMMEVLDRLNADIFPNCVKPYKLRIGISHGEVTAGVVGSQKPLYDIWGDAVNMASRMDTTGVSGKIQVTTETAKVLEQDGIKCCLRGETWVKPKGLVTTYFVGVDEKRRLLKADSSSLEQTNL from the exons atgGATATGGAATTAGTAACCAGAACTTCACTCAGTTCACTTCATGCTGTTGATGATGGTCGTATTGTATCACCAAACAGTCTTGATGAATGGACATGGTCAAGTTTAAGG aaacaatttgagtataaaaatcttgaaaaactttatattatttatcaaagaaGACTACAAAATGGGTATCTATCACTCTTTGTTTTGGTACAACTTGTTCTTGGAATTGTACATTGCACAGTTTTAATTATGACA ataaaaataaatgaaacccTGATTGACGTGGTGATTTGGGGAATAATGGGTGCACTTTTGTGTCCAGTGATAGCACTGTCCTTCAGAACAAAACTTGTTCCACGTGAGAGTTGTCGTCCAGTTATATTATCATGTATTATTGTTGTGATTCTTGTAATTGGTGACCTCTCTGTTCCTTTCTGGTATACATTTACCTGTTCCGAGGACGCTCCTGCGATAAG acCTGCATATGCTACACATGTTCTATTGGCATGCTATGTTTTTTTACCTCTAACTGAAAATCTTCATGCATTTATTCTTGGAGTCACAGCAACACTGTGTTATCTTTCTAGTTTTGTATTAATAACATACAGAAATTTACCAGATTACACAGCTAgg ATAGTTGctgatacaatttattttgccAGTGTTAATTGTCTTGGTTTGTACTTTAGATTTATGAATGAAGTTGTTATTAGAAGATCATTTTTAGATAGAAGAAAATGTGTTGAATCAACGCTAcgtttaaattatgaaaaagatCAAGAAGAACAATTAACAAGAAGTATATTACCTCAACATTTTGctgctaaaattaaaaaagattttcgtgatatatttaaatttattgaagaacATAAAAAACCACCACCCAAAGGACGTCGTagaaa TGATTTGTATGTTGAAACACATGATAATGTCAGTATTCTTTATGcagatattgttaatttttctgGTTTAACAGTAACTCTACCAGTtaaaaaacttgttgaaacattaaatgatttatttggtaGTTTTGATGAAGCATCAGAGCGTCACAATGTATTGAGAATTAAATTTCTTGgtgattgttattattgtgttaGTGGTGTACCAACACCAAATCCACAACATGCAAAAAGTTGTGTTGATCTTG GTAAAATAATATCAGGAATTCTTGGTGCAAATAAATGGCAATATGATGTTTGGTCAAGAGACGTTGttattgcaaataaaatgGAACAAACTGGTCAACCAGGAAAAGTTCATATAACACAACAAACATTAGATCTTTTAGATGCAACATGTTATGATTGTGTACCAGTTGATACACTAAATGATGagacattaaataaatacagcaTTAAAAGTTATCTCATAACACCTTGTCTTCCAAGTTCACCAATTTTGCAG AACAGCGAGAGCACAATGTCAGtaccagcatcatcatcatcatcatcaacaacaccaccaccaccaccaccgccatcatcttcatcatcatcatcaacaaaacatTATGTACGTTGGTACAGTGTACGACCAAGTACAAGTGTTGGACCAACTCATCGTAATACAAGAAGATTAACATCAACATTAACTAATCATGCTGATGTTTATGCTGGTACATTTCGTCGTAGAACACATTTTATGGATTCTTGTTTAAAAGATTATCATTTAATGCTTAAAGCTGCTGATGCTGAAATGGAAAAAGCTATTAAACAAATGCCTCTAAGTAAATGGGa acaGTGGTCCAAATGGGAAACAATAAATCCATTGTTATTAACATTTACAAGACAAAATTGGGAAATACCATTTTTACGTGAACCAGatccattatttaaatttttcattggttGTGCAGcacttgtattattatcaatggGATTAATGTTTTCAGTACCAATGTTTATTCTATCTGATTGGCATACTAGTACAACAATtggatttttaatatcaatgatatttttaatatgtttattGCCATTAACATGGATGCATTTTGTTTGGAATAGATGTAAAGATCCTCATGATGAACATGAAGGACATATTCCacaaccaaaaaataaattattacaatttatgtATCAAACAAGTATTAAAGTTGTTTGGAGTGCATTATTAAGAACAacattgtatttaattattacaataatgcTTGCTATTTGTGCAATGTTTGATAtgctt tttGAATGTGAAAATATTGATAGACTTGCTAATAATAATGCAACATCAAGTATTGCTGAGAGTAGAGCTGGTGATGTTGATTGCATATCTTCACCTTGG cAAATGACTGAAACTTGTTCATTGGCAATAttaacaagttttttatttttacgtgttcattttattttaaaattaataattggaattattattgtaagtTTTTATACTTGGAATATAACAAATTATCGTTCAGCAATATTTGATTCTGGTGATACATGGCATCCTCAACTTGAGCCAAAAATAGCACATATATTAAATGTaacatttttaacattttcacTACATCTTATTGATCGTCAAGCTGAATATTTAAGTCGTTTAGATTATCAATGGAAACGACAGTTAACACAAGAACAAGATGAAGCATTTCATACAAGaaatgcaaataaattattacttagAAATATATTACCAGAACATGTtgctgatttttatttaaatatgaatcgTACTGAGGAACATGAATTGTATCATGAAGCACATGAAAATGTTGCTGTTATGTTTGCATCATTGactgatttatcaattgacgAGAGTAATATTCTTATTGAtcttaatgaaataatatgtgaatttgataaattattatttgatccAAGTTTTGCATggagaattgaaaaaattaaaattgctgGAACAACATATATGGCTGCTTGTGGATTAGAAGCAAGAAGAAGAGATTCATTAGAAAGTGATGATGGTAGTCAAGAAcatgttgttaaaattatgGCTGAATTTGCTGCAAGGATGATGGAAGTACTTGACAGGCTTAATGCAGATATTTTTCCAAATTGTGTTAAACCATACAA attaaGAATTGGAATTTCTCATGGTGAAGTTACTGCTGGTGTTGTTGGTTCACAAAAACCATTGTATGATATTTGGGGTGATGCTGTTAACATGGCATCTCGAATGGATACAACAGGTGTTTCTGGTAAAATtcag gTAACAACTGAAACAGCTAAAGTTTTAGAACAAGATGGAATAAAATGTTGTCTTCGTGGTGAAACATGGGTCAAACCAAAAGGTCTTGTTACAACATATTTTGTTGgagttgatgaaaaaagaCGACTACTTAAAGCTGACTCATCCTCACTTGAGCAAACAAatctttga
- the LOC122857037 gene encoding adenylate cyclase type 2-like isoform X4: MTIKINETLIDVVIWGIMGALLCPVIALSFRTKLVPRESCRPVILSCIIVVILVIGDLSVPFWYTFTCSEDAPAIRPAYATHVLLACYVFLPLTENLHAFILGVTATLCYLSSFVLITYRNLPDYTARIVADTIYFASVNCLGLYFRFMNEVVIRRSFLDRRKCVESTLRLNYEKDQEEQLTRSILPQHFAAKIKKDFRDIFKFIEEHKKPPPKGRRRNDLYVETHDNVSILYADIVNFSGLTVTLPVKKLVETLNDLFGSFDEASERHNVLRIKFLGDCYYCVSGVPTPNPQHAKSCVDLGLDMIKIIKEVRARVRRESGVDINMRIGVHSGKIISGILGANKWQYDVWSRDVVIANKMEQTGQPGKVHITQQTLDLLDATCYDCVPVDTLNDETLNKYSIKSYLITPCLPSSPILQNSESTMSVPASSSSSSTTPPPPPPPSSSSSSSTKHYVRWYSVRPSTSVGPTHRNTRRLTSTLTNHADVYAGTFRRRTHFMDSCLKDYHLMLKAADAEMEKAIKQMPLSKWEQWSKWETINPLLLTFTRQNWEIPFLREPDPLFKFFIGCAALVLLSMGLMFSVPMFILSDWHTSTTIGFLISMIFLICLLPLTWMHFVWNRCKDPHDEHEGHIPQPKNKLLQFMYQTSIKVVWSALLRTTLYLIITIMLAICAMFDMLFECENIDRLANNNATSSIAESRAGDVDCISSPWQMTETCSLAILTSFLFLRVHFILKLIIGIIIVSFYTWNITNYRSAIFDSGDTWHPQLEPKIAHILNVTFLTFSLHLIDRQAEYLSRLDYQWKRQLTQEQDEAFHTRNANKLLLRNILPEHVADFYLNMNRTEEHELYHEAHENVAVMFASLTDLSIDESNILIDLNEIICEFDKLLFDPSFAWRIEKIKIAGTTYMAACGLEARRRDSLESDDGSQEHVVKIMAEFAARMMEVLDRLNADIFPNCVKPYKLRIGISHGEVTAGVVGSQKPLYDIWGDAVNMASRMDTTGVSGKIQVTTETAKVLEQDGIKCCLRGETWVKPKGLVTTYFVGVDEKRRLLKADSSSLEQTNL, from the exons ATGACA ataaaaataaatgaaacccTGATTGACGTGGTGATTTGGGGAATAATGGGTGCACTTTTGTGTCCAGTGATAGCACTGTCCTTCAGAACAAAACTTGTTCCACGTGAGAGTTGTCGTCCAGTTATATTATCATGTATTATTGTTGTGATTCTTGTAATTGGTGACCTCTCTGTTCCTTTCTGGTATACATTTACCTGTTCCGAGGACGCTCCTGCGATAAG acCTGCATATGCTACACATGTTCTATTGGCATGCTATGTTTTTTTACCTCTAACTGAAAATCTTCATGCATTTATTCTTGGAGTCACAGCAACACTGTGTTATCTTTCTAGTTTTGTATTAATAACATACAGAAATTTACCAGATTACACAGCTAgg ATAGTTGctgatacaatttattttgccAGTGTTAATTGTCTTGGTTTGTACTTTAGATTTATGAATGAAGTTGTTATTAGAAGATCATTTTTAGATAGAAGAAAATGTGTTGAATCAACGCTAcgtttaaattatgaaaaagatCAAGAAGAACAATTAACAAGAAGTATATTACCTCAACATTTTGctgctaaaattaaaaaagattttcgtgatatatttaaatttattgaagaacATAAAAAACCACCACCCAAAGGACGTCGTagaaa TGATTTGTATGTTGAAACACATGATAATGTCAGTATTCTTTATGcagatattgttaatttttctgGTTTAACAGTAACTCTACCAGTtaaaaaacttgttgaaacattaaatgatttatttggtaGTTTTGATGAAGCATCAGAGCGTCACAATGTATTGAGAATTAAATTTCTTGgtgattgttattattgtgttaGTGGTGTACCAACACCAAATCCACAACATGCAAAAAGTTGTGTTGATCTTG gtTTAgatatgattaaaataataaaagaagtaCGTGCAAGAGTACGTCGTGAAAGTGGTGTTGATATTAATATGAGAATTGGTGTTCATTCAGGTAAAATAATATCAGGAATTCTTGGTGCAAATAAATGGCAATATGATGTTTGGTCAAGAGACGTTGttattgcaaataaaatgGAACAAACTGGTCAACCAGGAAAAGTTCATATAACACAACAAACATTAGATCTTTTAGATGCAACATGTTATGATTGTGTACCAGTTGATACACTAAATGATGagacattaaataaatacagcaTTAAAAGTTATCTCATAACACCTTGTCTTCCAAGTTCACCAATTTTGCAG AACAGCGAGAGCACAATGTCAGtaccagcatcatcatcatcatcatcaacaacaccaccaccaccaccaccgccatcatcttcatcatcatcatcaacaaaacatTATGTACGTTGGTACAGTGTACGACCAAGTACAAGTGTTGGACCAACTCATCGTAATACAAGAAGATTAACATCAACATTAACTAATCATGCTGATGTTTATGCTGGTACATTTCGTCGTAGAACACATTTTATGGATTCTTGTTTAAAAGATTATCATTTAATGCTTAAAGCTGCTGATGCTGAAATGGAAAAAGCTATTAAACAAATGCCTCTAAGTAAATGGGa acaGTGGTCCAAATGGGAAACAATAAATCCATTGTTATTAACATTTACAAGACAAAATTGGGAAATACCATTTTTACGTGAACCAGatccattatttaaatttttcattggttGTGCAGcacttgtattattatcaatggGATTAATGTTTTCAGTACCAATGTTTATTCTATCTGATTGGCATACTAGTACAACAATtggatttttaatatcaatgatatttttaatatgtttattGCCATTAACATGGATGCATTTTGTTTGGAATAGATGTAAAGATCCTCATGATGAACATGAAGGACATATTCCacaaccaaaaaataaattattacaatttatgtATCAAACAAGTATTAAAGTTGTTTGGAGTGCATTATTAAGAACAacattgtatttaattattacaataatgcTTGCTATTTGTGCAATGTTTGATAtgctt tttGAATGTGAAAATATTGATAGACTTGCTAATAATAATGCAACATCAAGTATTGCTGAGAGTAGAGCTGGTGATGTTGATTGCATATCTTCACCTTGG cAAATGACTGAAACTTGTTCATTGGCAATAttaacaagttttttatttttacgtgttcattttattttaaaattaataattggaattattattgtaagtTTTTATACTTGGAATATAACAAATTATCGTTCAGCAATATTTGATTCTGGTGATACATGGCATCCTCAACTTGAGCCAAAAATAGCACATATATTAAATGTaacatttttaacattttcacTACATCTTATTGATCGTCAAGCTGAATATTTAAGTCGTTTAGATTATCAATGGAAACGACAGTTAACACAAGAACAAGATGAAGCATTTCATACAAGaaatgcaaataaattattacttagAAATATATTACCAGAACATGTtgctgatttttatttaaatatgaatcgTACTGAGGAACATGAATTGTATCATGAAGCACATGAAAATGTTGCTGTTATGTTTGCATCATTGactgatttatcaattgacgAGAGTAATATTCTTATTGAtcttaatgaaataatatgtgaatttgataaattattatttgatccAAGTTTTGCATggagaattgaaaaaattaaaattgctgGAACAACATATATGGCTGCTTGTGGATTAGAAGCAAGAAGAAGAGATTCATTAGAAAGTGATGATGGTAGTCAAGAAcatgttgttaaaattatgGCTGAATTTGCTGCAAGGATGATGGAAGTACTTGACAGGCTTAATGCAGATATTTTTCCAAATTGTGTTAAACCATACAA attaaGAATTGGAATTTCTCATGGTGAAGTTACTGCTGGTGTTGTTGGTTCACAAAAACCATTGTATGATATTTGGGGTGATGCTGTTAACATGGCATCTCGAATGGATACAACAGGTGTTTCTGGTAAAATtcag gTAACAACTGAAACAGCTAAAGTTTTAGAACAAGATGGAATAAAATGTTGTCTTCGTGGTGAAACATGGGTCAAACCAAAAGGTCTTGTTACAACATATTTTGTTGgagttgatgaaaaaagaCGACTACTTAAAGCTGACTCATCCTCACTTGAGCAAACAAatctttga
- the LOC122857037 gene encoding adenylate cyclase type 2-like isoform X6, which yields MNEVVIRRSFLDRRKCVESTLRLNYEKDQEEQLTRSILPQHFAAKIKKDFRDIFKFIEEHKKPPPKGRRRNDLYVETHDNVSILYADIVNFSGLTVTLPVKKLVETLNDLFGSFDEASERHNVLRIKFLGDCYYCVSGVPTPNPQHAKSCVDLGLDMIKIIKEVRARVRRESGVDINMRIGVHSGKIISGILGANKWQYDVWSRDVVIANKMEQTGQPGKVHITQQTLDLLDATCYDCVPVDTLNDETLNKYSIKSYLITPCLPSSPILQNSESTMSVPASSSSSSTTPPPPPPPSSSSSSSTKHYVRWYSVRPSTSVGPTHRNTRRLTSTLTNHADVYAGTFRRRTHFMDSCLKDYHLMLKAADAEMEKAIKQMPLSKWEQWSKWETINPLLLTFTRQNWEIPFLREPDPLFKFFIGCAALVLLSMGLMFSVPMFILSDWHTSTTIGFLISMIFLICLLPLTWMHFVWNRCKDPHDEHEGHIPQPKNKLLQFMYQTSIKVVWSALLRTTLYLIITIMLAICAMFDMLFECENIDRLANNNATSSIAESRAGDVDCISSPWQMTETCSLAILTSFLFLRVHFILKLIIGIIIVSFYTWNITNYRSAIFDSGDTWHPQLEPKIAHILNVTFLTFSLHLIDRQAEYLSRLDYQWKRQLTQEQDEAFHTRNANKLLLRNILPEHVADFYLNMNRTEEHELYHEAHENVAVMFASLTDLSIDESNILIDLNEIICEFDKLLFDPSFAWRIEKIKIAGTTYMAACGLEARRRDSLESDDGSQEHVVKIMAEFAARMMEVLDRLNADIFPNCVKPYKLRIGISHGEVTAGVVGSQKPLYDIWGDAVNMASRMDTTGVSGKIQVTTETAKVLEQDGIKCCLRGETWVKPKGLVTTYFVGVDEKRRLLKADSSSLEQTNL from the exons ATGAATGAAGTTGTTATTAGAAGATCATTTTTAGATAGAAGAAAATGTGTTGAATCAACGCTAcgtttaaattatgaaaaagatCAAGAAGAACAATTAACAAGAAGTATATTACCTCAACATTTTGctgctaaaattaaaaaagattttcgtgatatatttaaatttattgaagaacATAAAAAACCACCACCCAAAGGACGTCGTagaaa TGATTTGTATGTTGAAACACATGATAATGTCAGTATTCTTTATGcagatattgttaatttttctgGTTTAACAGTAACTCTACCAGTtaaaaaacttgttgaaacattaaatgatttatttggtaGTTTTGATGAAGCATCAGAGCGTCACAATGTATTGAGAATTAAATTTCTTGgtgattgttattattgtgttaGTGGTGTACCAACACCAAATCCACAACATGCAAAAAGTTGTGTTGATCTTG gtTTAgatatgattaaaataataaaagaagtaCGTGCAAGAGTACGTCGTGAAAGTGGTGTTGATATTAATATGAGAATTGGTGTTCATTCAGGTAAAATAATATCAGGAATTCTTGGTGCAAATAAATGGCAATATGATGTTTGGTCAAGAGACGTTGttattgcaaataaaatgGAACAAACTGGTCAACCAGGAAAAGTTCATATAACACAACAAACATTAGATCTTTTAGATGCAACATGTTATGATTGTGTACCAGTTGATACACTAAATGATGagacattaaataaatacagcaTTAAAAGTTATCTCATAACACCTTGTCTTCCAAGTTCACCAATTTTGCAG AACAGCGAGAGCACAATGTCAGtaccagcatcatcatcatcatcatcaacaacaccaccaccaccaccaccgccatcatcttcatcatcatcatcaacaaaacatTATGTACGTTGGTACAGTGTACGACCAAGTACAAGTGTTGGACCAACTCATCGTAATACAAGAAGATTAACATCAACATTAACTAATCATGCTGATGTTTATGCTGGTACATTTCGTCGTAGAACACATTTTATGGATTCTTGTTTAAAAGATTATCATTTAATGCTTAAAGCTGCTGATGCTGAAATGGAAAAAGCTATTAAACAAATGCCTCTAAGTAAATGGGa acaGTGGTCCAAATGGGAAACAATAAATCCATTGTTATTAACATTTACAAGACAAAATTGGGAAATACCATTTTTACGTGAACCAGatccattatttaaatttttcattggttGTGCAGcacttgtattattatcaatggGATTAATGTTTTCAGTACCAATGTTTATTCTATCTGATTGGCATACTAGTACAACAATtggatttttaatatcaatgatatttttaatatgtttattGCCATTAACATGGATGCATTTTGTTTGGAATAGATGTAAAGATCCTCATGATGAACATGAAGGACATATTCCacaaccaaaaaataaattattacaatttatgtATCAAACAAGTATTAAAGTTGTTTGGAGTGCATTATTAAGAACAacattgtatttaattattacaataatgcTTGCTATTTGTGCAATGTTTGATAtgctt tttGAATGTGAAAATATTGATAGACTTGCTAATAATAATGCAACATCAAGTATTGCTGAGAGTAGAGCTGGTGATGTTGATTGCATATCTTCACCTTGG cAAATGACTGAAACTTGTTCATTGGCAATAttaacaagttttttatttttacgtgttcattttattttaaaattaataattggaattattattgtaagtTTTTATACTTGGAATATAACAAATTATCGTTCAGCAATATTTGATTCTGGTGATACATGGCATCCTCAACTTGAGCCAAAAATAGCACATATATTAAATGTaacatttttaacattttcacTACATCTTATTGATCGTCAAGCTGAATATTTAAGTCGTTTAGATTATCAATGGAAACGACAGTTAACACAAGAACAAGATGAAGCATTTCATACAAGaaatgcaaataaattattacttagAAATATATTACCAGAACATGTtgctgatttttatttaaatatgaatcgTACTGAGGAACATGAATTGTATCATGAAGCACATGAAAATGTTGCTGTTATGTTTGCATCATTGactgatttatcaattgacgAGAGTAATATTCTTATTGAtcttaatgaaataatatgtgaatttgataaattattatttgatccAAGTTTTGCATggagaattgaaaaaattaaaattgctgGAACAACATATATGGCTGCTTGTGGATTAGAAGCAAGAAGAAGAGATTCATTAGAAAGTGATGATGGTAGTCAAGAAcatgttgttaaaattatgGCTGAATTTGCTGCAAGGATGATGGAAGTACTTGACAGGCTTAATGCAGATATTTTTCCAAATTGTGTTAAACCATACAA attaaGAATTGGAATTTCTCATGGTGAAGTTACTGCTGGTGTTGTTGGTTCACAAAAACCATTGTATGATATTTGGGGTGATGCTGTTAACATGGCATCTCGAATGGATACAACAGGTGTTTCTGGTAAAATtcag gTAACAACTGAAACAGCTAAAGTTTTAGAACAAGATGGAATAAAATGTTGTCTTCGTGGTGAAACATGGGTCAAACCAAAAGGTCTTGTTACAACATATTTTGTTGgagttgatgaaaaaagaCGACTACTTAAAGCTGACTCATCCTCACTTGAGCAAACAAatctttga